The Selenihalanaerobacter shriftii region ATCGAGGACTAAAATTAAACCGGAAGCAGTAGGAAGGATTAGCTGAACTTAAAAAAGTAATTCAAGTTTACAGTTTAAAGATTGTTACCGCATATATGCAATATGTTCAAGATAATGCTGAAGAAGCAGTTAGACAGGTAGTTGCTTCATTAGAGGAAGGTAAATTCAGTTGTAAATTTGATTCCGGTGAAGAGGTAAAAGTTAATATATCTATTGATCAACAAAAAAGAAATGCTACTATTGATTTTACTGGGACTTCAAGTCAAGTTAAGAAAAATCTTAATGCTACGGCTTTAGTAGGTGGAAGTACTTGAATTGGCAAGAAGAAATTTAATACCAATTATTATTGGACTTATAGTAACAACTGTGGCAGCATTCTTTTTAATTTAAAACTTTAAGTAGTGATAAAATAACTCAGGATTATCCTGGTTTATTTTACATATAAGTAAAATATTAGTAATTTAGAGTGATTTAGTTCACAAATAATTCATATTTATTTCACAAGTCTTTCATATTTCATTTATATAATGAAATCGATATTTAATATATTTTATAAGAAACACATACATATTCTGGAATTATAGTAGAAGGTTAAATAAATTATAGTAATTGGAGGTGAGTATTTAAAAAGATGTAGCGAAAACTTTAAAGAGTATGATTAGGAAATTAAACAATACTTCGCAAGTGAAATGAAGCACATGCTAATGATTACGAGGGGGTACAAAATGCAAAATAACCAAAAGAATACTATAGTAATTTTGGCATTAGTCGTGATAATGTTGAGTTTTGGTGTGACAGCTCAAGCACAGGGGAAATTAAATGCCAGTAAAATGGAAGTAGAATTAAAACCAGAGTATAATAGTTCAGATATGTTTACTATTTATGATGCTTATTTAAAGAATACTTCTACTGAAGTATATTCAGGTACCGT contains the following coding sequences:
- a CDS encoding hydantoinase B/oxoprolinase family protein, encoding MQYVQDNAEEAVRQVVASLEEGKFSCKFDSGEEVKVNISIDQQKRNATIDFTGTSSQVKKNLNATALVGGST